In the Phaeobacter piscinae genome, GCGGCCAGAACAGCACCGCCGCACTCCAGACCCTGACATGGGCCTATGCCATCATCCCCTGCTGTATCAAACTCATCGCAATTGCGATGGTCCTGCGACTTCCAAGAAAGGTCACCGCACCATGAAACTCCTGCTTGTAGCGATCATCGTGGTGCTGCTGCTTGCACTGCTCCGGCCCGGTTTCGGGTTTCGCAGCCAACGCCCCCAGCACTACGCCGACACCGGTCCCGACTTCGACATCCGCACACATCTGAGCGGTGAAATGATCTCCGAAGGTATGATCTACGGTCCAATGGGACGTGTCGTATCGCGTTTTATTGCCACGATGAACGGGGCGTGGGATGGCAACACCGGTACGTTAAGCGAGGACTTTTCCTATGCCAGCAGCGGCACGCAGCAACGCAAGTGGTTTCTCACCATGGGGGAGGACGGCGCGTTCACGGCGACCGCAGACGACATCATCGGCACCGGCGAGGGTCAGCAAACTGGTGCAACCGTGCGCCTGACCTATCGCATACGCCTCCCCGAAAGCGCAGGCGGTCATGTGCTGGACGTCACCGACTGGATGTATTTGATGGAGAACGGAACCATCATGAACCGCTCTGAAATGCGCAAGTTCGGCATCAAGGTCGCCGAACTGGTGGCCACCATCCGTCCGAAAGGAAACTAAGATGTTTGCAGGACAAACTTGGTGGATCGTCGGCGCCAGCGAAGGGTTGGGTCGCGCCATTGCCCAAAAGCTGGACGCCGCCGGGGCGCGGCTGGTGCTTTCGGCCCGCAGCGAAGAACGCTTGCAGGATCTCGCGGGCGAATTGGGAAACGCCACCGCCCTCCCGCTGGATGTGACTGACAGTGATGCGATCAGCGCCGCTGTTGCCCAAATCGGCAAGGTGGATGGTATCCTCTACTGCGCAGGCGCCTACGACCCGATGCCCGCGCAGGAATGGGACGCCGACCAGGTTGAGCTGATCTGTGATGTGAACTTCATGGGGGCCATTCGTGTGGTCGGCCGAGTGGTGCCTCAGATGGCGGCCGCCAATGAGGGGCATATCGTCCTGATCGGCTCCCTCGCCGGTCATACGGGTCTTCCAGGCGCCACAGGCTATGGCGCATCCAAATCCGCCGTTATGCACATGGCGGAAAACCTCCAAGCGGATCTATTCCAGACCCCAATCAAGATCCAAGTGATCAATCCCGGTTTCATCAAGACCCGGCTGACCGAGAAAAATGACTTCAACATGCCCATGATCCAGACCCCGGATGAGGCGGCGGAAGCCTGCATGAAGGCCATGAAAAGCGGACGCTTCAGCACCAGTTTCCCGGCACCATTTGCCTGGGTGTTCACGGTCGGAAAGTACCTGCCGCGCAAGTTGTTCCTGCGCCTGATGGGAGCGGGTAAATGAGCGCGCCCCAGCACATCGTTATCGTTGGCGCCTCCGGCGGTATCGGATCGGCATTGGTGGATCATTATGCAGCGCAGTCCCCCGCCAGCCTGACCGCAGTGGCCCGCAGCGCGTTGGCGCCGCGCCCTCGGGTCGACACTCGCCGGTTGGACATCACCGATGAGGCACAGCTCTCTGACCTTGCCGACACCCTGCGCAGCCAGGGTATCGCGCCGAATCTCGTGCTCGTCGCAACCGGGGTCCTGTCCGATGAGACGGGCCTGAAACCCGAAAAAAGCTATCGGCAGCAGGATGCCGAAGCCTTCAGGAATGTATTCGAAATAAATACTTTCGCCCCTGCCATCATAGCCAAACACCTGCTCCCGATCATGCCCCGCAAGGAGCGTTCTGTCTTTGCTGCACTGTCAGCGCGCGTCGGATCAATCAGCGACAATAATCTGGGCGGCTGGCATGCCTATCGCGCGTCAAAAGCAGCGCTGAACATGCTAATCCGCAACTATGCAATCGAGACAGCCCGCAGCAATGACCAGATGATCTGCGTCGGGCTGCATCCCGGCACGGTGCGAACGCCGCTTTCGGGGCCCTTCTCCAAAAACGTCCCTGAAGCTGCGTTATTCGAGCCGTCCCAATCCGCAGCATATCTGGCTCAGGTCATCAACGGCCTGTCCCCCGATGACAGCGGCCGGGTGTTTGACTGGGCGGGTAAGGAAATCCCGGCCTGATTGGGGACGGCCCGGCAGGATCAGTCTGTCCGGGCTTGCCCCGCCAATCCGCATCGTGCGACAGTCAGGCGATCCCGCACATTTAGGCTTGCCCGGGTTTTGATGTGCCCGCTGTCCACAGGAAATCATCACCTTGAAATCTGTTCGGCTTCGCCTCCTTCTGCTCGCGCTCCTGCCGCTCAGCGTGGTGATGCCGCTGCTTCTGGTTGTGGCAATGGCCCGGTGGAACGCCGACTACGATAACGTCCTGATCGTCAACGTAGAAAGCGACCTGAAAATTGCTGACCAATACCTGCGACAGCTGCAGGCAAACAGCGGCGATGATTTGGCGGCCATCGCCAGTTCAACCCAATTTGCCAAGGTCCTGCGCGCGCCGCTACAGGATCAACTGAGGTTTCTGGATCAACGCAGACAGGCGCTCAGGCTCGATTTCCTTTACTATCTGCCGATGCGCAACATTGACCGTGATGCCCGTCGCTGGCCGGTCATCAACCGCGCCGCCCAAGGGGATCTGGCCTCGGAAATCGACATCTTCACTGCCGCAGATCTTGATGTGATCTCTGCCGATCTGCGCGACCGCGCCCGCATCCCGCTGATTGAGACCGAAGCGGCCGCCCCCACCACCCGCCCCGCCGAAGATCGCGGTATGGTGATCCACTCAGCTGCACCGGTGTCGAACCCCGGCAGCGAAGGCGTGCTGGTGGCGGGGAGGCTGCTGAACCGGGATCTGGACTTCATCGACACGATCAACGCCTTGGTTTATCTCGGCGACAGTCACAGGATCAGCCGCAAGGGCACCGCGACGCTGTTTCTGGGTGACACCCGCATTTCCACCAACGTTCGCCTGTTTGAGGATGTCCGCGCTCTTGGAACCCGTGTATCGCAAGCCGTACGAGATGCTGTTCTGGGAGACGGGCAAACCTGGCTAGACCGCGCCTTTGTGGTGAACGACTGGTATATCTCAGGCTATCTGCCACTGACCGACAGTTTCGGAAAACGGGTCGGCATGCTCTATGTGGGTTTCCTTGAGGCCCCGTTTGCCGCGGCCAAAGTCTCTGCCTATTGGACCGTTGTCCTGTCCTTCCTCTCGGTGCT is a window encoding:
- a CDS encoding SDR family NAD(P)-dependent oxidoreductase, with protein sequence MSAPQHIVIVGASGGIGSALVDHYAAQSPASLTAVARSALAPRPRVDTRRLDITDEAQLSDLADTLRSQGIAPNLVLVATGVLSDETGLKPEKSYRQQDAEAFRNVFEINTFAPAIIAKHLLPIMPRKERSVFAALSARVGSISDNNLGGWHAYRASKAALNMLIRNYAIETARSNDQMICVGLHPGTVRTPLSGPFSKNVPEAALFEPSQSAAYLAQVINGLSPDDSGRVFDWAGKEIPA
- a CDS encoding SDR family NAD(P)-dependent oxidoreductase, with translation MFAGQTWWIVGASEGLGRAIAQKLDAAGARLVLSARSEERLQDLAGELGNATALPLDVTDSDAISAAVAQIGKVDGILYCAGAYDPMPAQEWDADQVELICDVNFMGAIRVVGRVVPQMAAANEGHIVLIGSLAGHTGLPGATGYGASKSAVMHMAENLQADLFQTPIKIQVINPGFIKTRLTEKNDFNMPMIQTPDEAAEACMKAMKSGRFSTSFPAPFAWVFTVGKYLPRKLFLRLMGAGK
- a CDS encoding DUF3833 domain-containing protein: MKLLLVAIIVVLLLALLRPGFGFRSQRPQHYADTGPDFDIRTHLSGEMISEGMIYGPMGRVVSRFIATMNGAWDGNTGTLSEDFSYASSGTQQRKWFLTMGEDGAFTATADDIIGTGEGQQTGATVRLTYRIRLPESAGGHVLDVTDWMYLMENGTIMNRSEMRKFGIKVAELVATIRPKGN